The Streptococcus sp. S5 genome contains a region encoding:
- the ychF gene encoding redox-regulated ATPase YchF — protein sequence MALTAGIVGLPNVGKSTLFNAITKAGAEAANYPFATIDPNVGMVEVPDERLQKLTEMITPKKTVPTTFEFTDIAGIVKGASKGEGLGNKFLANIREVDAIVHVVRAFDDENVMREQGREDAFVDPLADIDTINLELILADLESVNKRYARVEKIARTQKDKDSVAEFNVLQKIKPVLEDGKSARTIEFTEEEQKVVKGLFLLTTKPVLYVANVDEDVVADPDSIEYVKQIRDFAATENAEVVVISARAEEEISELDDADKQEFLEAIGLTESGVDKLTRAAYHLLGLGTYFTAGEKEVRAWTFKRGMKAPQAAGIIHSDFEKGFIRAVTMSYDDLVKYGSEKAVKEAGRLREEGKEYVVQDGDIMEFRFNV from the coding sequence ATGGCATTAACAGCAGGTATCGTTGGCTTACCAAATGTTGGCAAATCAACCCTATTTAACGCAATTACAAAAGCAGGAGCAGAGGCCGCAAACTATCCCTTTGCAACCATTGATCCAAACGTCGGGATGGTAGAAGTTCCAGATGAACGCCTCCAAAAATTGACGGAAATGATTACTCCTAAGAAGACAGTTCCGACTACTTTTGAATTTACAGATATTGCTGGGATTGTGAAAGGAGCTTCTAAAGGGGAAGGACTTGGTAATAAATTCTTGGCCAATATCCGTGAAGTAGATGCCATTGTCCATGTAGTGCGTGCTTTTGATGATGAAAATGTCATGCGGGAGCAAGGTCGTGAAGATGCCTTTGTTGATCCACTGGCAGATATTGATACCATCAATTTAGAATTAATTTTAGCCGACTTAGAGTCTGTCAATAAACGCTATGCGCGTGTAGAAAAAATCGCTCGTACACAAAAAGATAAGGATTCTGTTGCGGAATTTAATGTTCTACAAAAAATCAAACCAGTTCTTGAAGATGGTAAATCAGCTCGGACCATTGAATTCACTGAGGAAGAACAAAAAGTGGTGAAGGGACTTTTCCTTTTGACTACCAAACCAGTTCTTTATGTAGCCAATGTGGATGAAGATGTTGTTGCAGATCCAGATTCTATCGAGTATGTGAAGCAAATTCGTGACTTTGCGGCAACAGAGAATGCGGAAGTCGTGGTGATTTCTGCGCGTGCTGAGGAAGAAATTTCTGAGCTAGATGATGCAGATAAACAAGAATTTTTAGAGGCGATTGGCCTAACAGAGTCTGGAGTTGATAAACTCACGCGTGCAGCTTACCACTTGTTGGGACTTGGCACTTATTTCACAGCTGGTGAAAAAGAAGTGCGTGCTTGGACCTTCAAACGTGGCATGAAAGCTCCTCAAGCTGCTGGAATCATCCACTCTGATTTTGAAAAAGGATTTATTCGTGCCGTGACCATGTCCTATGATGATTTAGTTAAATACGGTTCTGAAAAGGCTGTAAAAGAAGCAGGACGCTTGCGCGAAGAAGGAAAAGAATATGTTGTCCAAGACGGGGACATCATGGAATTCCGTTTTAATGTATAA
- a CDS encoding DUF1307 domain-containing protein, with the protein MKKQTWKSIFLSLIAIFTLFLLGACGQQSVQKSYLQAINQEKKTDVRITLEHKGDKAISNQTTTTIYYKEAGVTKDQLKEMIDKYDEEYKDVKGFTHSAEYKDDYLVEKTTLNYEKADLDQLIEKKLVTTQKDKKVDYISFKSTFDMMKQGGFKEVKNGKFEELK; encoded by the coding sequence ATGAAAAAACAAACATGGAAATCTATTTTTCTTTCTTTAATCGCTATCTTTACGCTCTTTCTTCTTGGAGCTTGTGGACAACAATCTGTTCAAAAATCCTATCTTCAGGCAATCAACCAAGAAAAGAAAACAGATGTTCGTATTACACTAGAACATAAAGGTGATAAAGCGATCAGTAACCAAACCACCACTACTATTTATTACAAAGAGGCGGGAGTTACGAAAGATCAATTAAAGGAAATGATCGATAAATATGATGAAGAATACAAAGATGTCAAAGGATTCACACATTCTGCTGAATATAAAGATGATTATTTGGTTGAAAAAACAACACTAAATTATGAAAAGGCAGACTTAGATCAGCTAATTGAAAAGAAATTGGTAACGACACAAAAAGATAAAAAAGTCGACTATATCAGCTTCAAATCAACTTTTGATATGATGAAACAGGGTGGTTTCAAAGAAGTTAAAAATGGAAAATTTGAAGAATTAAAATAA
- a CDS encoding DUF951 domain-containing protein: protein MYTLGDFVEMKKPHACVIKETGKKANRWEITRLGADIKIKCSNCDHVVMMSRHDFEQKMKKVL, encoded by the coding sequence ATGTATACGTTAGGTGATTTTGTAGAAATGAAAAAGCCTCACGCTTGTGTGATTAAAGAAACAGGCAAGAAGGCAAATCGTTGGGAAATTACGCGACTTGGTGCAGACATAAAAATCAAGTGTAGCAATTGTGATCATGTGGTCATGATGAGTCGCCATGATTTTGAACAGAAAATGAAGAAAGTACTATAA
- the dnaN gene encoding DNA polymerase III subunit beta has translation MINFSINKTLFLQALNTTKRAISSKNAIPILSTIKIDVTPEGVALSGSNGQISIENFISIKDENAGLLVTSPGSILLEATFFINVVSSLPDVTLDFKEIEQKQVLLISGKSEITLKGKDADQYPRIQEIAASNPLVLETKLLKQLINETAFAASVQESRPILTGVHFVLSDNKELKTVATDSHRMSQKVITLEKNGDNFDVVIPSRSLREFTSVFSDDIETVEVFFANNQILFRSEHISFYTRLLEGNYPDTDRLIPTEFNTEATFNVANLRFAMERARLLSNATQNGTVKLEFKNGVVSSHVHSPEVGRVNEEIDTSAVSGEDLSISFNPTYLIEALKAIDSEQVVIRFISSVRPFTLVPEGNEQGFIQLITPVRTN, from the coding sequence ATGATAAATTTTTCTATTAACAAAACTTTATTTTTACAAGCACTAAATACTACCAAAAGAGCGATCAGTTCAAAAAATGCTATTCCAATCCTTTCCACGATTAAAATTGATGTCACTCCAGAAGGAGTTGCCTTATCAGGATCGAATGGCCAAATTTCAATCGAAAACTTTATTTCTATCAAAGACGAAAATGCTGGTTTACTAGTGACCTCCCCAGGTTCTATTTTATTGGAAGCAACTTTCTTTATTAATGTGGTTTCAAGTTTACCAGATGTTACTTTAGATTTTAAAGAGATTGAACAAAAACAGGTTCTTTTAATAAGTGGAAAATCAGAAATTACACTTAAAGGAAAAGATGCGGATCAATATCCACGTATTCAAGAAATTGCTGCAAGTAATCCATTAGTTTTGGAAACAAAATTATTAAAACAATTAATTAATGAAACAGCATTTGCAGCAAGTGTACAAGAAAGTCGGCCAATTTTGACAGGTGTTCACTTTGTTTTATCGGATAATAAAGAGCTAAAAACAGTAGCAACAGACTCTCACCGTATGAGTCAAAAAGTGATTACACTGGAGAAAAATGGAGACAACTTTGATGTTGTCATCCCAAGTCGCTCTCTTCGTGAATTCACCTCTGTTTTTTCTGATGATATTGAAACAGTTGAGGTTTTCTTTGCTAACAATCAAATTCTCTTTAGAAGTGAACACATTAGTTTCTATACCCGTTTGCTAGAAGGAAATTATCCTGATACAGACCGTCTCATTCCAACAGAATTCAATACAGAGGCAACCTTCAATGTGGCCAACCTTCGATTTGCAATGGAGCGTGCTCGTCTTCTTTCAAATGCGACTCAAAACGGAACGGTTAAATTAGAGTTCAAAAATGGAGTGGTTTCTTCCCACGTTCATTCACCAGAAGTTGGGCGAGTAAATGAAGAGATCGATACGAGCGCCGTTTCAGGAGAGGATTTGTCTATTAGCTTTAATCCAACTTATTTGATTGAAGCGCTCAAAGCTATTGACAGTGAACAAGTTGTTATTCGTTTTATTTCTTCTGTTAGACCGTTTACATTGGTTCCAGAAGGAAATGAACAAGGGTTCATTCAATTGATTACGCCAGTTCGCACAAATTAA
- the dnaA gene encoding chromosomal replication initiator protein DnaA: protein MSQEEQFWSRFLELAQLQLKDSAYDFFVADSKLVKIDGETATIYLDGNYKELFWETNLKNALITASFEVYNTDLKFHFVFEDTEEIPSSHSSESRRLSSASLTTEPLPKIDTGLKSKYTFDNFVQGDGNIWAKAAALAVSENLATTYNPLFIYGGPGLGKTHLLNAIGNQILENIPNARVKYVPAETFINEFLEHLRLGEMKTFKNTYRSLDLLLIDDIQSLGGKKVTTQEEFFNTFNALHSDNKQIVLTSDRSPDHLDSLEERLVTRFKWGLTQNITPPDFETRIAILRNKIEDLDYIFPNDTLEYLAGQFDSNVRDLEGALNDISLMAKVKKLKEITIDVAAEAIRARKNDNSKTLVIPIEKIQEAVGAFYGVSVKEIKGSRRVQNIVLARQVAMYLSREMTDNSLPRIGKEFGGKDHTTVIHAYEKIKSMVDTDDNLRLEIQSIKKKLN, encoded by the coding sequence GTGTCACAAGAAGAGCAATTTTGGTCTCGTTTTTTAGAATTAGCCCAATTACAACTAAAAGATAGTGCCTATGATTTTTTTGTCGCCGATTCAAAATTAGTCAAAATCGATGGAGAAACGGCTACCATTTATCTTGATGGAAATTATAAAGAATTATTTTGGGAAACAAATCTAAAAAATGCTTTGATCACAGCCAGCTTTGAAGTCTACAATACAGATTTGAAGTTCCATTTCGTTTTTGAAGATACCGAAGAAATTCCTAGTAGTCATAGCAGTGAGAGTAGGAGATTATCTTCAGCTAGCTTAACAACCGAACCGTTGCCTAAAATTGATACAGGTCTGAAATCAAAGTACACCTTTGATAATTTTGTGCAAGGGGATGGAAATATTTGGGCGAAAGCAGCAGCGCTTGCAGTTTCTGAAAATCTTGCAACAACTTACAACCCTCTCTTTATCTATGGTGGACCAGGGCTTGGAAAGACTCACCTATTGAACGCAATTGGAAATCAAATCCTAGAAAATATTCCAAACGCACGGGTTAAGTATGTCCCAGCAGAAACCTTTATTAATGAATTTTTAGAACACCTTCGATTAGGAGAAATGAAGACGTTCAAGAATACCTATCGAAGTCTTGATCTCTTACTGATCGATGATATCCAGTCACTTGGTGGGAAGAAAGTCACGACTCAAGAGGAATTCTTTAATACCTTTAATGCCCTCCATAGCGACAACAAACAGATTGTTCTAACAAGCGATCGAAGTCCGGATCATTTAGACAGTCTTGAAGAGCGGCTGGTTACTCGTTTCAAATGGGGACTAACGCAAAATATAACACCACCTGATTTTGAAACTCGGATTGCCATCTTACGGAATAAAATTGAAGATCTAGACTATATTTTTCCTAATGACACACTAGAATATCTAGCTGGTCAGTTTGATTCAAATGTCCGAGACTTAGAAGGTGCCTTAAATGATATTTCTTTAATGGCGAAGGTGAAGAAACTAAAAGAAATTACGATCGATGTTGCAGCTGAAGCTATTCGAGCTCGTAAAAATGATAATAGCAAGACGCTTGTCATCCCCATTGAAAAAATTCAGGAAGCAGTTGGAGCCTTTTATGGAGTCAGTGTAAAAGAAATCAAAGGTTCTCGAAGAGTTCAGAATATTGTCCTAGCACGACAAGTGGCCATGTATCTTTCAAGAGAGATGACGGACAACTCACTTCCTCGAATCGGAAAAGAATTCGGTGGAAAAGACCACACGACTGTCATTCATGCTTATGAAAAAATTAAGAGTATGGTCGACACAGATGATAATCTACGACTCGAAATTCAAAGTATCAAGAAAAAGTTAAATTAA
- a CDS encoding ParB/RepB/Spo0J family partition protein, whose product MEKLEKIAVKDIRTNPFQPRKVFDQEKLEELAQSIKENGLIQPIIVRKSPIIGFELLAGERRFRASKIAGLELVPAIIKELTDQEMMRQAIIENLQREDLNPIEEAISYQKLVDHGYKHDQIAQFMGKSRPYISNMLRLLHLAPSVQEAVIQNDISSAHARVLVPLDEEEQRFWLERIKQDHLNVRTLESKISSKRKQKNKKAKESFLLEEEQRLKKILGTDVTIHSSSQNKGTIQISFSSLDEYQRIINSLK is encoded by the coding sequence ATGGAAAAATTAGAAAAAATAGCGGTAAAGGACATTCGAACCAATCCTTTCCAACCAAGAAAAGTATTTGATCAAGAAAAATTAGAAGAACTGGCTCAGTCAATCAAAGAAAATGGCTTAATTCAACCCATTATTGTCAGAAAATCTCCAATAATTGGTTTTGAATTGCTTGCAGGTGAAAGACGGTTTAGAGCTTCAAAAATTGCTGGATTAGAGCTTGTTCCTGCGATTATTAAAGAGTTAACGGATCAAGAAATGATGCGACAAGCCATTATTGAAAATCTTCAACGAGAAGATCTCAATCCAATTGAAGAAGCCATCTCCTACCAGAAGCTCGTTGATCATGGCTATAAGCACGACCAAATCGCTCAATTTATGGGGAAATCTAGACCCTATATCAGCAATATGCTTCGCTTGTTACATCTAGCTCCCTCTGTTCAAGAAGCAGTCATTCAAAATGATATTTCTTCGGCTCATGCGCGTGTTCTTGTTCCTCTTGATGAAGAAGAGCAGCGCTTTTGGTTGGAGCGAATCAAACAGGATCATTTAAATGTTCGAACATTAGAAAGCAAGATCAGTTCAAAAAGAAAACAGAAAAATAAAAAAGCAAAAGAGAGCTTCCTACTGGAAGAGGAACAGCGATTGAAAAAAATATTAGGAACAGATGTGACGATACACTCCTCTTCTCAAAATAAAGGAACTATCCAAATTTCTTTTTCCAGTCTTGATGAATACCAACGAATTATCAACAGCCTTAAATAA
- a CDS encoding S1C family serine protease has protein sequence MKSSSNLLKKLGNIALIFVVGFLGGILGTFLTLQTSHSSTSNTESKQVHSTTVKTAYKNTTSTSEAVDKVKNAVVSVITYSDSSNQGLFEKEENSDSQISSEGSGVIYKKEGKYAYLVTNTHVINGAKKVDILLADGNKVPGEVVGSDVYSDIAVVRISADKAKAVAEFGDSNQLTVGETAIAIGSPLGTDYANSVTQGIISSQGRNVKLKADNGQNISTRALQTDAAINPGNSGGPLINIQGQVIGITSSKISNNGQTSVEGMGFAIPANDVVNIIKQLEEKGKVVRPALGIQMMDLSNLSTSDLSQLKLPEKISGGVLVRSTLENMPASDKLQRYDVITKIDDTDIESTADLQSALYSHQINDTIKVTFYRDGKQQTTSIKLTKSTEDLSD, from the coding sequence ATGAAATCTTCATCTAATTTACTGAAAAAACTTGGAAACATAGCCCTCATTTTTGTTGTAGGTTTTCTAGGTGGTATTCTTGGAACCTTTTTAACCTTACAAACCTCTCATTCTTCTACTTCAAATACTGAAAGTAAGCAAGTCCACTCAACCACTGTTAAAACAGCTTATAAAAATACAACCTCAACTAGTGAGGCCGTAGACAAGGTGAAAAATGCTGTAGTTTCTGTGATTACTTATTCTGATTCTTCGAATCAAGGGTTATTTGAAAAAGAAGAAAACTCTGACTCACAAATTTCTAGTGAAGGTTCTGGGGTCATTTATAAAAAAGAAGGAAAATATGCCTACCTTGTTACCAACACCCATGTCATCAATGGTGCTAAAAAAGTAGACATTCTTTTAGCAGATGGGAATAAAGTCCCTGGAGAAGTAGTTGGATCAGATGTCTATTCTGATATTGCAGTCGTTCGCATTAGTGCGGATAAAGCAAAGGCAGTAGCTGAATTCGGAGATTCAAACCAATTAACAGTCGGTGAGACTGCAATTGCAATTGGTAGCCCTCTTGGAACAGATTATGCTAATTCTGTTACCCAAGGGATTATTTCCAGCCAAGGCCGCAATGTGAAATTGAAAGCCGATAATGGACAAAATATCTCTACACGCGCCCTACAAACAGACGCAGCCATCAACCCAGGAAACTCTGGAGGTCCATTAATCAATATTCAAGGACAAGTCATCGGGATTACCTCAAGTAAAATTTCAAATAATGGACAAACTTCAGTAGAAGGAATGGGATTTGCTATTCCTGCAAATGATGTTGTCAATATTATCAAACAGCTAGAAGAAAAAGGAAAAGTAGTTCGACCAGCTCTTGGAATCCAAATGATGGATTTATCCAACCTTTCAACTTCTGATTTAAGCCAATTAAAACTTCCTGAAAAAATCTCTGGAGGAGTACTGGTTCGTTCAACACTTGAAAATATGCCTGCTTCAGATAAATTGCAACGCTATGATGTCATCACAAAGATCGATGATACAGATATCGAGTCAACTGCAGATTTACAATCCGCCCTCTATTCTCACCAAATCAATGATACAATCAAGGTCACATTCTATCGTGATGGAAAACAACAAACAACTTCTATCAAGTTGACAAAATCAACTGAGGATCTGAGCGATTAA
- the rlmH gene encoding 23S rRNA (pseudouridine(1915)-N(3))-methyltransferase RlmH, with protein sequence MKIKLITVGKLKEKYLKDGIAEYIKRLGRFAKVEQVELVDEKTPDRASQLENQQILEKEGERILSKISDKEYVIVLAIEGKQFPSEKFSQTIDQIMTSGYSNLTFVIGGSLGLSPEVKKRGNLLMSFGQLTLPHQLMKLVLVEQIYRAFMIQQGSPYHK encoded by the coding sequence ATGAAAATTAAATTGATAACCGTTGGAAAATTAAAAGAAAAATACTTAAAAGATGGGATCGCGGAGTATATTAAAAGGCTTGGTCGATTTGCAAAAGTAGAACAGGTTGAGTTAGTTGATGAAAAAACTCCAGATCGTGCCAGTCAACTCGAAAATCAACAAATCCTTGAAAAAGAGGGGGAACGAATTCTCTCTAAGATTTCAGATAAGGAATATGTGATTGTATTAGCCATCGAAGGAAAACAATTTCCTTCAGAGAAATTTAGTCAAACGATTGACCAGATTATGACATCTGGTTATTCAAACCTTACTTTTGTTATTGGAGGCAGTCTTGGTCTGTCTCCTGAAGTGAAAAAAAGAGGAAATCTATTAATGAGCTTTGGTCAATTAACTCTTCCTCATCAGTTGATGAAATTAGTGTTGGTGGAACAAATCTATCGTGCTTTCATGATTCAACAGGGGAGTCCTTACCATAAATAA
- a CDS encoding sensor histidine kinase: MIQSLILSFLLGGIIVLTFALVDEKIYQEHQFAFIFLLSTFVLLFESLLVFLDVTLFSNIRLSDLNMLLWPIYLYPYYHYANRTNRLCAIFYSFFTYLAVEGTATFLTIIVSSVLGDALVAAYSIVYNMCIRLLSLGIILKLIDLFEFDFTPFYEQEFEKYLKRLICVYFAIFVVINFALWISEQAQFKNFGSMLATICFFSFVVSLFHMKIERDQYRKNLELEYKEFSEQQMSRYMAEIQSLYSIVRGFRHDLGNLVISMSLAIEEENIPEIQRIHREVLEKGYKEINTEALSGFNLVNIKDSALRSILIRGWLDARDAGVEMTFETSEPIEQLPVDLLDIVRIVGILVTNALEASKEAEEKKVHIAIFSISKIVYLVIHNTTNEITFDIRKIYEEGYSTKGENRGLGLNNVRKILANYGTMFLETELQGNRFLQVLKIGGYEQE; this comes from the coding sequence GTGATTCAGTCATTAATCTTGTCTTTTCTCTTGGGAGGGATCATTGTTCTGACGTTTGCATTAGTGGACGAAAAAATCTATCAGGAACATCAATTTGCATTTATCTTTCTGCTGAGCACCTTTGTTCTTCTTTTTGAAAGTCTCTTAGTATTTTTAGATGTGACTTTATTTTCAAATATTCGACTCTCTGATTTAAATATGCTCTTATGGCCGATTTATTTATATCCTTATTATCATTATGCCAATCGGACGAATCGCTTGTGCGCCATTTTTTATTCTTTTTTTACTTATTTAGCGGTTGAAGGAACAGCAACTTTTCTGACGATAATTGTCTCTTCAGTGTTGGGAGATGCTTTAGTAGCAGCTTACTCGATTGTCTACAATATGTGTATTCGTTTGCTTTCTTTAGGAATCATTTTGAAGTTAATTGACCTATTTGAATTTGATTTCACTCCTTTTTATGAGCAAGAATTTGAAAAATATTTAAAGAGACTCATCTGTGTCTATTTTGCTATATTTGTAGTGATTAATTTTGCTTTATGGATTAGTGAACAAGCGCAATTTAAAAATTTTGGGAGTATGTTGGCAACGATTTGTTTTTTCTCTTTTGTAGTCAGCTTATTCCATATGAAAATCGAGCGAGATCAGTATCGTAAAAATTTAGAACTGGAGTATAAAGAATTTTCTGAGCAACAAATGAGTCGGTATATGGCTGAAATTCAAAGTCTCTATTCTATTGTTAGGGGATTTCGTCACGATTTGGGAAATTTAGTTATTTCTATGTCATTAGCTATTGAGGAAGAAAATATTCCAGAAATACAGAGAATCCATAGAGAAGTATTGGAAAAAGGTTATAAAGAGATCAATACAGAAGCATTATCAGGATTCAACTTGGTCAATATCAAAGATTCTGCTTTACGAAGTATTTTGATTCGAGGCTGGTTGGATGCAAGAGATGCTGGGGTAGAAATGACCTTTGAAACGAGTGAACCAATCGAGCAACTACCAGTTGATTTATTAGATATCGTGAGAATCGTTGGGATTCTAGTGACAAACGCTTTGGAAGCTTCAAAAGAAGCAGAAGAAAAGAAAGTTCATATTGCTATTTTCTCTATTTCAAAAATTGTTTACTTAGTGATTCATAATACAACAAATGAAATCACTTTTGATATTAGAAAAATATATGAAGAAGGCTATTCGACAAAAGGAGAAAATAGAGGACTAGGATTAAATAATGTGAGAAAAATCTTAGCAAATTATGGAACGATGTTTTTAGAAACGGAATTGCAAGGAAATCGTTTTTTACAAGTTTTGAAGATTGGAGGATACGAACAAGAATGA
- a CDS encoding response regulator transcription factor: MKIFLLEDELSQQIRVEKHIAEIAKELEIKLEVISTGKISEFENYIQHSDIHQLYFLDIHIQDNEYCGLEIAQKIREANPYAIIVFITTKSEFASITYRYKVSALDFIDKNLNEDLFRLKIKECIEYLTTIQIGNDDLTDYFEYDFKDKKIKIPFKDILYIETVGSAYKLNLVGKNFQKEIAGSLSDVLEKDVEERYFSPHQSFIVNRSMIIGMDKKKKQLLLKEGYSCPISRSNIKRAKKLIEEQNLEFSA; the protein is encoded by the coding sequence ATGAAGATTTTTTTATTAGAAGATGAGCTCTCTCAACAGATACGGGTAGAAAAACATATTGCAGAAATTGCTAAGGAATTAGAAATTAAACTTGAAGTGATTTCTACCGGTAAAATTTCGGAATTTGAAAATTATATCCAGCATTCGGATATCCACCAATTATATTTTCTAGATATTCATATCCAAGACAATGAGTATTGTGGGCTGGAAATTGCTCAAAAAATACGAGAAGCAAATCCTTATGCCATTATTGTTTTTATTACTACAAAATCAGAATTCGCTTCGATTACCTATCGTTATAAAGTATCTGCCTTAGATTTTATTGATAAAAATTTGAATGAAGATTTATTTAGATTAAAAATCAAGGAGTGTATTGAGTACCTAACAACTATTCAAATTGGAAATGATGATTTGACAGATTATTTTGAGTATGACTTTAAGGATAAAAAGATAAAAATTCCATTTAAGGATATTCTTTATATTGAAACTGTTGGTTCGGCTTATAAATTAAACTTAGTTGGGAAAAATTTTCAAAAAGAAATTGCGGGAAGTTTATCAGATGTCTTGGAGAAAGATGTGGAGGAGAGATATTTCAGTCCCCATCAATCTTTTATCGTGAATAGAAGTATGATCATTGGAATGGATAAGAAAAAGAAACAGCTGCTGTTGAAAGAAGGGTATTCTTGTCCAATCTCAAGAAGCAATATCAAACGTGCCAAAAAATTAATTGAAGAGCAAAATTTAGAATTTAGTGCTTGA